The region TGATGGGGCCCAAGGACTCTGTCCTGGAGCAGGGCGTCCGGCCAGAGGAACCTGCTGGCCCTGAGGGTCAGGTCGAAGTTGGGCACAGGGCTGCAGCATCTAGGGATGCTGATGGAAGCCCTGCCCTTCGGGAGCACGCTAGGCCCGCTGCTGCTCACATGGCTCCGCCCCGGCACCCTGCAGGACACACCAGATGCTGACGCAGGGGGTCTCGGAGCAGAGCCAGCGGTGACAGAAGAGGTGGCAGAGAAGGCTCCGAGTTCCCAGCTGCGGCAGTTTGCTCACCGCCATTGTGGGGTTGGTGCTCTCCGCTGTGTCCTGAGCTGCATGCAGCAACCCTGAGGCTGGCTAGTGTCTGAGCTCAGACTGCCCTGGCACGTGGTGAAAATGCACCAACAGCAGCTGGCCGGCGTGGCTGGGCTCCGTGGATGATCGATTCTGCCCCAGCGCCAGCTAGGAGCTGCACTGCTTGCTCTCCTACTCGAGTCCAGTGGCTCCCTGCAAAGAGCCAGCCGCCCCGGGCACTTACGGTCCCACCGCTCCCCTGCTCTACTAGCAGCTGCCAGGACGGTGAGTGATCCGGAGGGAGCCGACACACACAACTGTTCTGTAGGCTGCAGCAAACCCTAACTAGTGTCAGGCCTAACAACAGGCTCTGGTGCCAAGCACTGGGCAGGCCTGAGCGTTAACTCCCTGAGGGCTGGGCTGCATCTGAGATGCAGGCACTGGGGTCACGTGATCGGGATGAGGCATCTGTGCTTCGTGTCTGTGTCCCACCCGAGCAGGGGGATCCCAGCCCCCCCATCTCACCCATGTGCCTTCCAGGTGAGCCCCTCCCTCGCCTATGAAAACACCAGTGTCTGCAGAGCATGGGAGTGATGAGGTATCCCTAGGgtgcccggccccagctgcagcaccgTACCTTAGGCTGGGGCCTCCTGCTGCTCTCCGTGTCCCCATGGGGGGTGTGATCCAGGCATAAGCTGGCCACGGGGCTGTGGCATTGGCTCGGACCCAGAtggcgggggctgcaggaaggaaggGCTAGAGGAGGGGTTAGCAATGGCAAAGGGAGGCACCAGCTCTGTGGGGTGACCTCGCCCCTCCAGCCCAGTCCCCTGGGGAGGGTTTCTCAGCCTGCGGTCCATTGCCAACAACACAGATTTGCGTGGAGCAGATTATAACGATCTGGTCTTCTCGTTTCCTCCCCAGGACACAGCCATAATGAGCCAACACTGCACTAAGTTTTCTGGCCTCTGGAAGGTATGCTCGGGCgaggtggggtcttgggagggaGCATTGCCGTGAGCTGGTTTGGCATTAGGACCCATGCTGACACCTGGGCAACAGGACCCACTTGCTGGGCTCTTTGCATGGTAAAGCTGAAAGCCCCCCATGGCCAGTCCCATGGCGAGCCGGCGCGAAGGGCACGTCTCAGACACAGctaggtggggtgggaagggaaagggtGCGTCTGGTCTGACACCCCGCTTCGTCCCCCTGCTGCTGCTAAGCCTGGGAGAGTGTGGCGGGGAGGGGTCTCTCCAGGCCCCAGGCTGCTGAAGGCCCCTGCAGAGGGACAGAAATCACCCCTTGCCCGGCACAGCCGGTTTGCCCCTGTGGCTGCagtctcagagccctgggcaCCAGGCCCGTCCCAGCTCGGTAGGACAGGCGATagtgggcagtgggggctggcggAGCAGCCCAGCTGCTCCAGGGGCTCTGGTGGGGCAGTGGGGTTCAGTCTGAGGGCGTGTTACACCGCCCGTTTgctgcagccaagctctgtgcGTGCAGAGCCGGGCTCCCTGCACCCCGCTCCGGCTGAGGGGGGCCAGCTCGGGCCCGGgcactgctgccctctgctggacgcagCCGGCGTGGGCTCCGGCACAGAGCACCGGGGGAGGGTGGCGGCCCCTTCCCTGGGGCTGCTGACTGCGGCGTGGGGATACTTCCCAGCGACGCAGAGTCCCCCAGCTcgacaggctggggcagggcctgcgaGCCAGGCCCAGCAGTGCCACAGGAAGGCAGCGAGCCGAGGGCAGTGCCCTTCCCGCCGCTGAGAGGGCACAGGCGAGAGTCCCATTCCCTGGGAGCTTCAGGCGCTCAGCGCCGCTGTCTGCCGGGCCGTGGCTCACTGCAGGCAGGCaccagagatggggcaggagtggaggcccagcccagccctcccctctccctggagCACCTGACTCGCCCCCCGGCCGGCCCCGTCTCTCACAGACGTTATCCCCCTGCCTGGCCCAGACCCAGCCAAGCCCTTCATGCACCAGCGGAGTtaaccccttccctgctctcATGCAGCccgccccccctgccctggggctgaggCCAAACACAggggcagggagcctggctggATGTAGAAACCACTCCCCGGCTTGCGGGGTCCTGGCTAAAGGCAGGTCACAGCTGGACCCTTGCCCAGCACAACCCATTGCTCGCTCCCCCACTGCACTTTgcctggcctggggctgagctTCCGCGGGAGGACCATGGTGTGGGGCCTAAGGGGATgtcagccccatgctgctccaaTGTGCGAGCTGCCCCTGGGCTGTGGGATGCCCCCAGCGCCCTCCGGGAGCCAGGGAGCGTCGCTCCATGATGCCAGAGCAGCCCCCTGACCCCAGCTGTCCTCCCCCAGATGGTGGTGTGGGATGAGGCATTCTTCCAGGGCCGGAAGAAGGAGTTCACCGCCGAGTGCTATGACGTGAGGGAGTGTGGCTTCCAGACAGTCCGCTCCTTCAAGATTGAGAGTGGCGCGTGAGTCCCGGGACAGCCCTACCCTGCTCCCCCGTCGCAGCCGCTCCCAAACTGCCGCCCCATTGCTCCCTGGAGGGCTGTTCGTGCCGCAGGGCATCCTGGGAAACCGGGGATTTCCATTACATTTGGTCCCTGAAAACGCTTGGTGTTTTGCCCCGAGAAATCATTCTGCTTCCCGGAGTGGTGTAAACACATCCCAAGGGGCTGCCAGCTCCAGCCACCCAACCCCACcggccacagagagcagcagcccagccccTTGGAGCTCTCCCGGGGCGGGCACATGCATGCACCTTCACTTCAGCCAGGGTGCTAACCTGCCATGTGCCAGGCTGCCAGTGATGAGCCCCATCTCCCGCACAGGctagcaggggcagggctggggagtgaCCAGCAGGGCCCTGGGACCCAGCACAGAGGCGGTGGGCATGGATGCAGAGCTGGACAGCTCGTCATCCCAGTTGAGGTCTCTGGCAGGTATGCCACAGCCTGTTGCCCCGGCCCCGAGCTAACGCAGTCGCCTGAGCACTCACGGCCCCTGATCTCCCTGGATACCCGGGCTCTGGCTTTCCCCACAGGTGGGCAGGCTTTGAGCACGTGGGCTTCCAGGGTCAGCAGTTCGTTCTGGAGCGAGGTGAGTACCCTCGCTGGGAGGCCTGGAGCGGCAGCCATGCCTACCACGTGGAGAGGATGAGCTCCTTCCGCCCCATCGCCTGTGCTGTGAGTAGGGCTGGGGAGCTGCCTGCAGGCCTGGCCGATTGCCCCCCTCTGGCCTCCCCAGCCGCCCGCGCTCCCCCACGCATCCCGCCCGGCCTTGCTGGCCCTGCAGAGCAGCGGGCTGACCAGACGAGCCCTGCCCAGCTGCAAGGGGAAGCAGCGCGGCCGGTGCTCCCCCTGAGGACGCCAGTCAGTGCTCTCATGGCCTGGGCCTTGGCACACGGAGCCGGGCAGCCAGGGTCCCCGCTGCACCCGGCTCATGGGGGCGAGGCtggtgcagccccagccccagccccagccccgggctgtAGGGTCGTGCGCGTTAGCACGCAGCAGGCTAGTTCCATCTCCATGTCTGTGAGGGGCGCTGCACGGGACTGACCCGGGAAGGGACACAAAGGTAGAGCTCAGGTCCGGCCCTTCTTTGGGATGCCCGGTGGGAGCAGGGCAGCGTGTGCTGATGCTCATCTCACTCCAGTGACCaggtcccagcctggagagagGCGGTGTTGTGACAGTCACCCGCCTCCCCCAGTGCCGGGTGCGAGTCACCCCGTGTGCGCCCAAGACCCCTGCAGCGAAGCAGCAGAGAGCGGCCTGGCATTCCTGGGCTTCTGCCCACCCCCAAGCTCCCTGAGGCCTTTGTGGGTGCCCTTTGAGTTGCTCTGCGCCCTGGCTCCCAGCGGCCGGGGCCCGCTTCTGCTTGTCTCGTCCAACTGGGTGAAGCAGGAGCAGCCCTCCTGGGTGGGGAGCTGCACTGGGGCAGAGCGGCCCCGTGGAGGGGGCAGGCCCAGCATGGGCATCAGGAGGTGTCCCCAGCCCATCTGCAATCTCTCTATCCCCTCGCTGCAGAATCACCGGGACAGCAAGATGACGGTCTTCGAGTGGGAGAACTTCCTGGGGCGGAAAGGGGAGCTGAGCGACGACTACCCTTCGCTGCCAGCCATGGGCTGGGGGAGCAGCGCGGTGAGCTCCTTCCGCGCTCACTCTGGAGCGTGAGTacctccctgggctgggctgggcggggcgggggtggaggggcaatATGGCTGAGCTCCAAACCCACCTGAAAGTGCCAGCCCCCAACCCGGCTCAGCAGTGCCGCAGCACTCCCCTGGCATGTAGCTGCCAGGCCCCGAGGCCAGGACTCAGTGCCCCTGCAGGGTCCCAGAGTGGGATGCTATGGCTGCGGAGAATCGGTAGGACCCTgagggcccagggccccaggagttCAGACCCCCCCCGCGCACTGTAGTCTGTGGGGTCCCTGACCGCTCTGTCCGCATGACACCCGCCCTGCTCCCCTGGGGTTGGGTCTGGCTCCAAGGCGATGGCTTCTCCTGTGCTTCTTCCGCAGCTGGGTCTGCTCCCAGTTCCCTGGGTACCGGGGCTTCCAGTACATCCTGGAGTGCGACCGTCACGCGGGCGAATACAAGCACTTCCGGGAGTTGGGCTCCCACGTGCAGACCTCCCAGGTTCAGTCCATCCGGAGGATCCAGCAGTGAGTGCTGCCAACCGCCAGGCCGCTGCCACCCCCTTCTGCCCCTCCGCGTCTTACCCCTACCTGCCTTCTGCTGGGCCCCCGGGCTCAGGGCCCACTCAGCTGTGCTCAAAGCAAAGCTCAATAAAGGTACACTTGTCTAACCAGCCAGGGCTGCTAAGTCCAGCTTATTGCAACCAGGGCGTTAGCCCAGGGAGACCCTCCCGGTGTCAGGATAGACAATGTCAGGAGAATGTCACTGCTAGATGCAGTGGGGCAGCCCGACTGGCTCTTTGTCCCTTGCTCCAGCTACCGGACATGCTGGCCAGGGAGCAGCGTGTCCCCTGGGGACTCGTTAACACAGGCAGCCCAGAGCCGCAGGCATACAGGCCTGGAGGGCTGGCAGCTGGTGGGCAAGGCTGCAGAGCTGGCCAGCTAGTCAACACAGTGTATTGCCCTGGCCCAAGGCACCCCAAGGCAGAACGCAGTCCCCCCGAGAGCAGGGGCAGGCCTAGCTCTGGGATCTTCCCCAGTCCTAggcagcccccagcactgccagcTTACCGCTCAAGAGCACTGAAGGGCAGCCTGCCCTTCTCTGGCCTGGGCCGGGGATGGGGACTAACAGGTATTCCAGAAATACAGCAAACTGCAGCTTCCCATGGAGAGCCAAAGGGGAGCCTGCCATCTGGACACCTGGATCCAGAAGCAATTCACCTGGTAAACACGACAGAGACTCCGGACATCGGCAGCATCCAGCCCTATGAGAAACCACCAAGACGTCTGTCTGATGTGCACAACAGACCATGACAAGGCAGCGTCAGCCCGCCCCGCCCTGGTGGTACTGCAAGGAGAGAacctggatgaaatcctggtcacGGAAAGCCAGCCGCAACATTCATTGAAACCACAAGAGTGGAGCCAAGTGCTCATTGCTAGTCTGgactctgggacagagccccctTCCAGGAGAGAGGGTCCCAGGGACAGAGGAAGAGGCTGTAGCAGAAGTGGAGAAGACTTTGCAATAGCTGGGGTGTGTATTTACTGCTAGTCACCCCGCGAGGATGCTAGGGCCCAGGAGgaggtccctgcccagagcagtgtgtctggcaGGCCCCTTCGGAAGGGCAGCCCCTGTACAGTGTCCCCAGTTGGGATCCCAAAGCTGGAGGCACCAAGCCCCACAGGCCTTTGAGAACAGGCTAGTCTAGATTTCCAACCAGTTGGAACGGCCAGCCCATGCCATGGCTTCACTCACCCTCCTCTGCCAGTCAGCGCCTGGTGAGGAAACACGCTGGCTGCCCACCGTGGGGTCAGGATGGGAGACCTCCTCTCTGAGAGTGGCAGAATGTGTCTGGGCAGCGCTTCACTGGGCGCTCCCCCatagcaggggcagggcctgatGTGGAGTCTGTCCAGCACTGCCGGCTTGGCCTCCTGGAGGGGAAATGCAGGGGCAGTCTGGAATTAGAGACGGGCCCAAGCCATGAAGCTGGGACCCGCACATTCCCCACAGGGCGTGCTCAGATTCAACCCCACTAGAAAGAGACACCCCAGctgccaaattcagctctggatcCAAATCCTCGTGCAGATGCTCCTGGAACACAGGGGCCCAGCCCCGCAGTTCTGacccagcctctctctgcctggAATCCCGACCAGGGCGAGGTTTCTGGTGCATCAGGCTGAGTAGCTGGGCGTGGGACCCCCGGAAACCAGCATCTGCTCTGGACCAATCTTATTCCTCAGCAGCTTCTCGACCAGCTGCTCCTGTGACAATGCCAGGGTGACACCACGTGGCCACGAATGAAACTCATCCCGGCTCCAACAGCGCACCCGCACTCGCAGTGGGCTCTGCAGGACCAGCCAGCCCTGGGACACTCTGGCACGCTGTCCATGCGAGTCAGCAAAGCCTCACTGCGCCCGTGGCCCTGGAAGAGTGAAGCCAAGGCAGGTGTGTTGCTAATGAACATGAGGGACTTGACCTGTGCTTTGCCCCACACTAACACTAATATAATAACAAGCTACACGCCGAATCTCTAGCGTCTCTCAGCAGTGGGTCCCGGCACTATGCACGCCGTGTGCATAGTTTATCACCAAAGCCTCTCTGCACAGTACAGGCGGCCAGGGAGCTTCTCGATGGCTCCTTAAGGCACAAGGGAATCTCTGGCTGTCTCACAACTATGCAGAGCTAAAGGCCTGAGCGTGGCCAGTCGGCCTAGGAGGGGATGCGCTGAGAGCTGGCGGGAAGTTTTGGAAGAAGGGTTCGGCCAAACCGACGCTGTTTGTGGGAAAAGGCCTGGATTCCACAAGTTGCTTGTCACGAAACTAATTTGGGGGAAAAGTCTGGAGACTGTCAGAATGTCGCATTTGGAAACTGTCAGAATAACACAGTCTCCGCCTTTGCCTCAAAACGACTTTTCCTTTAGAAATGTAAATTAATTGTAGTACCAAGCATTAAAAATCAAAAAGGTcaatattgaaatgaaacatttccattgaCCCCGAGTTCTTTGTTCCCAGAGAGTCACTTCATACAactttcaagattttgacttttcatcccaattcggGAGGgggacatttttcaaattttcaaaagttttcccAGGGTAGGAAAAGTGCTTCCTGGCCAGCCCTAGCTGCTGTTTGGGGTTGAGAATCAGCCCccctatccccagctctggcactAACTCTCCGCATCCCCCTGTGTGCTGACAGTGGCACCTTCCCAGG is a window of Eretmochelys imbricata isolate rEreImb1 chromosome 15, rEreImb1.hap1, whole genome shotgun sequence DNA encoding:
- the CRYBA4 gene encoding beta-crystallin A4, with translation MSQHCTKFSGLWKMVVWDEAFFQGRKKEFTAECYDVRECGFQTVRSFKIESGAWAGFEHVGFQGQQFVLERGEYPRWEAWSGSHAYHVERMSSFRPIACANHRDSKMTVFEWENFLGRKGELSDDYPSLPAMGWGSSAVSSFRAHSGAWVCSQFPGYRGFQYILECDRHAGEYKHFRELGSHVQTSQVQSIRRIQQ